From a region of the Roseivirga sp. 4D4 genome:
- the treF gene encoding alpha,alpha-trehalase TreF, whose translation MAKTLHLEKDLQELFTDLHASGLWADGKEISDALLTEDPAQVLLAYRNQRENTNFELKAFFDEHFSKAVTRETNYVSNTEAPVAEHINKLWNILARTPEEKEAYSTLIQLPYPYIVPGGRFNEIYYWDSYFTMLGLAVSERVDMIEDMVKNFAWMIEEIGFIPNGNRSYYLGRSQPPFFSLMVALLAEEKDRSVLNRFLSALEKEYSFWMEGADALTSEAPSYKRVVLMDDGSILNRHFDNIPNPRAEMYQDDVELIASQGEAGKQTLLNIRAACESGWDFSSRWCADFDKLDTIRTTELVQVDLNCLLYHLEKLIASIHQENGNQEQCERYIQLCENRKQAINTYFWNEENHYYFDYNWVDKTQTKSINAAAAFPLFFELASADQARGVAKIIDQELLKDGGLLTTNYESGQQWDAPNGWAPLQWMAIKGLRNYGHDQLAGAIKERWVSLNVKVFKNTGKLMEKYNVMDTNLLSGGGEYPVQDGFGWTNGVLLKLLSEE comes from the coding sequence ATGGCCAAAACACTTCACTTAGAAAAAGATCTTCAGGAGCTTTTTACAGACCTTCATGCCTCGGGCCTGTGGGCGGATGGGAAAGAAATTTCTGACGCCTTATTAACAGAAGACCCAGCTCAGGTTCTTTTGGCCTACCGGAACCAAAGGGAAAACACCAATTTCGAACTGAAGGCTTTCTTCGATGAACATTTCTCAAAAGCAGTCACGCGAGAGACAAACTATGTAAGTAATACTGAGGCCCCTGTCGCAGAACACATTAACAAACTTTGGAACATTTTGGCCCGAACACCTGAAGAAAAAGAGGCCTATTCCACACTGATACAACTTCCGTATCCGTACATCGTGCCTGGCGGACGCTTCAATGAAATCTACTATTGGGATAGCTACTTTACCATGTTAGGTCTGGCAGTAAGCGAGCGAGTCGATATGATCGAAGATATGGTTAAGAATTTCGCATGGATGATCGAGGAAATTGGGTTTATCCCCAATGGAAACCGAAGCTACTATTTGGGAAGATCTCAGCCTCCCTTCTTTTCGTTGATGGTAGCTCTATTGGCCGAAGAAAAAGATCGATCAGTACTCAATAGATTCCTATCTGCCCTAGAAAAAGAATATAGCTTTTGGATGGAAGGTGCAGATGCATTAACCTCGGAAGCTCCCTCTTACAAACGCGTAGTGTTGATGGATGATGGCTCCATACTCAATCGTCATTTTGACAATATCCCTAATCCAAGAGCAGAAATGTATCAGGATGATGTGGAACTGATCGCTTCTCAGGGAGAGGCAGGAAAACAAACGCTTCTAAATATTCGAGCTGCATGCGAGTCAGGTTGGGACTTCAGCTCTCGTTGGTGTGCTGATTTTGATAAATTGGACACGATCCGTACTACAGAGTTGGTTCAGGTGGATCTAAATTGCCTGCTTTACCATTTAGAGAAATTGATTGCCAGCATCCATCAAGAAAATGGAAATCAGGAACAATGTGAACGCTATATCCAGCTTTGTGAAAACAGAAAACAGGCTATCAACACCTATTTCTGGAACGAGGAAAATCATTACTATTTCGATTACAATTGGGTAGACAAAACCCAAACCAAATCGATCAATGCGGCAGCAGCATTCCCTCTCTTCTTTGAACTTGCCAGTGCCGATCAGGCAAGAGGTGTCGCCAAAATAATTGATCAGGAGCTATTAAAAGATGGTGGTTTGCTTACTACTAATTATGAATCCGGACAACAATGGGACGCACCGAATGGATGGGCACCACTGCAATGGATGGCGATCAAAGGTCTGAGAAACTATGGTCACGATCAGTTAGCAGGCGCTATCAAAGAACGATGGGTTTCTTTAAATGTGAAGGTGTTCAAAAACACCGGCAAATTGATGGAGAAATACAATGTGATGGATACCAATTTACTCAGCGGTGGTGGTGAGTATCCAGTCCAAGATGGCTTTGGTTGGACTAACGGAGTGCTACTCAAACTTCTCTCCGAAGAATAA
- a CDS encoding NAD(P)/FAD-dependent oxidoreductase, producing the protein MSKSIIVVGAGAWGGWTAFHLQKAGFEVTLIDKKGPGNVDSGSGGKTRIIRLAYGGSKAYTELTAQSFELWEEYSRAWNDQLYHEKGALWMFRGITPAYAELSVPLMKEKGFSLDLLDMDDLKSKYPQFNLTDITSAYWEPKVAYLEASRACGVVAEKFIEADGKYLKDEVIGINYDGGKIKSLRLQERGSIQADEYVFACGPWLQKLVPEMKDHIHVSRHEVYHFDAPEAYNDLPIWLEFREGDQMYYGIPDHFGHGFKFAYDERRWSLDPDHSDRGITNEILDKMSGVLSNRFPELEGSGVLKHHTCVYENSRDGNFIIHKLPKANNALMLAGSSGHGFKMGPAIGKLISDHLTNQKAIPEEFSMTRFSTQTNRKSQYEV; encoded by the coding sequence ATGTCAAAATCCATAATCGTTGTAGGAGCAGGTGCATGGGGTGGCTGGACGGCTTTCCACTTACAAAAGGCTGGCTTTGAGGTGACCCTAATTGACAAAAAGGGCCCTGGAAATGTAGATTCAGGAAGTGGGGGCAAAACTCGGATTATCCGCCTGGCCTATGGTGGTAGTAAAGCCTATACCGAGCTAACCGCCCAGTCTTTTGAATTATGGGAAGAATACTCAAGGGCTTGGAATGATCAATTATATCATGAAAAGGGTGCTTTATGGATGTTTAGAGGTATAACACCCGCCTATGCCGAATTGTCTGTTCCTCTAATGAAAGAAAAAGGGTTTTCTCTTGATTTGCTAGATATGGATGACTTGAAGTCTAAGTATCCCCAATTCAATTTGACCGACATCACCAGTGCTTATTGGGAACCCAAAGTGGCTTATCTCGAGGCGAGCAGGGCATGCGGTGTAGTGGCCGAGAAATTTATAGAAGCCGATGGCAAATATTTAAAAGACGAGGTGATCGGTATTAATTACGATGGAGGTAAGATCAAATCTTTAAGGTTGCAGGAAAGGGGATCTATTCAAGCTGATGAATATGTTTTCGCCTGCGGTCCTTGGCTTCAAAAGCTGGTTCCGGAAATGAAGGACCACATTCATGTTTCCAGACATGAAGTATACCATTTCGATGCTCCTGAAGCCTACAATGATCTACCTATTTGGTTAGAATTCCGGGAAGGAGACCAGATGTACTACGGCATTCCCGATCACTTTGGGCATGGCTTTAAGTTTGCTTATGACGAAAGAAGATGGTCCCTCGACCCAGATCATAGCGATCGGGGAATTACGAATGAAATTCTTGATAAGATGAGTGGTGTGTTGTCCAACAGGTTTCCGGAACTCGAAGGTTCAGGCGTGTTAAAGCATCATACCTGTGTTTATGAGAATTCCCGAGACGGTAACTTTATCATTCATAAGCTGCCTAAGGCAAATAATGCCTTGATGCTGGCAGGATCGTCAGGGCATGGCTTTAAGATGGGGCCCGCGATCGGCAAGCTGATTAGTGATCATTTGACTAACCAAAAGGCTATCCCCGAGGAATTTTCTATGACTCGATTTTCAACACAAACAAATAGAAAGAGCCAGTATGAGGTTTGA
- a CDS encoding RNA polymerase sigma factor, producing the protein MTEQIQSQVFNDWLKDHKGILFKVVRAYGANLEDQEDLFQEIAVQVWRSVPKFRNDCAVTTWMYRIALNTALKWSSKERKHQEGREGIDQKAHVLTEQSGFADERLDWLYEQIARLDNVDRSLCLLLLDGFSYKEMSKIVGISESYVGVRINRIKKHLTKQSEKVT; encoded by the coding sequence ATGACAGAACAAATACAATCTCAAGTCTTCAATGACTGGTTAAAAGACCACAAGGGCATCCTCTTTAAAGTAGTAAGGGCCTATGGTGCTAACCTGGAAGACCAGGAAGATCTCTTTCAGGAGATTGCTGTTCAGGTCTGGCGATCTGTCCCAAAATTCAGGAACGACTGCGCAGTCACCACTTGGATGTATAGAATAGCACTTAACACTGCTCTCAAATGGAGTAGCAAGGAGCGCAAGCATCAGGAGGGGCGAGAAGGTATCGATCAGAAGGCACATGTCTTAACAGAACAATCGGGTTTTGCCGATGAAAGACTAGACTGGCTGTATGAACAAATTGCTCGCTTAGATAATGTAGACAGGTCTTTGTGCCTCTTATTACTAGACGGTTTTAGTTATAAGGAGATGTCGAAGATCGTGGGTATTTCAGAAAGTTACGTGGGGGTAAGGATCAATAGGATCAAAAAACACCTCACCAAACAGTCAGAAAAAGTGACTTAA
- a CDS encoding alpha/beta hydrolase family protein, translated as MRSFQLIIFALLIQFSLSAQNITGDWYGEVGNNTKVQFIFHLSEGEDGLIAILDIPSQNLKGIKTQKVTFEDNELYIDGKNLGFEYKGTFRPDSAHIEGKFMEGPNAVPLVLSREKFKAAKAKSRPQEPVKPYPYKEEQVVFENAKDNVSLAGTLTLPAKGDQHAVAILITGSGPQNRDEEVYGHKTFLVLADHLTRQGIAVLRYDDRGVNESTGNFAEATTANFATDVHSAIAYLKTRTDVDHEQIGLIGHSEGGIIAPMVAANSDDVDFMVILAGTGVSGFETNLIQAVTLRGFPVEDEEAYKAFMTEVLTIASADKDVAEVRKELTAYYDQSPFFEMMAGQSPQRDQILKSLVEARTTPWVRYFMNYNPAEMLELVECPVLSLNGTLDLQVVADVNQAGIKAALEKGKNKDFEIIALEGLNHMFQTAETGAMKEYNNIEETFDPKALKLISDWILKRVK; from the coding sequence ATGAGATCATTTCAATTAATCATATTCGCACTCTTAATTCAATTCAGCCTTTCAGCTCAAAATATCACGGGCGATTGGTATGGCGAAGTTGGTAACAACACCAAAGTTCAATTCATCTTTCACCTATCAGAAGGGGAAGATGGTTTGATCGCTATTCTCGATATTCCTAGTCAAAACCTTAAAGGCATCAAGACCCAAAAAGTGACCTTTGAAGACAACGAACTCTACATAGATGGAAAGAACCTGGGCTTTGAATACAAAGGAACCTTTAGGCCAGATAGTGCCCATATCGAGGGTAAATTTATGGAAGGCCCCAATGCAGTCCCTTTGGTATTAAGCAGAGAGAAGTTTAAGGCCGCGAAAGCCAAAAGTAGGCCTCAGGAACCTGTGAAGCCATATCCTTACAAGGAAGAACAGGTGGTTTTTGAGAATGCCAAAGATAATGTCTCCCTTGCGGGAACGCTCACGCTCCCTGCTAAGGGTGATCAACATGCGGTAGCCATTCTCATTACGGGCAGTGGCCCTCAGAACCGGGACGAGGAAGTATATGGGCATAAAACCTTTCTTGTGCTGGCCGATCACTTAACCCGTCAGGGGATTGCCGTGCTGCGCTATGACGACAGAGGTGTGAATGAGTCAACTGGTAATTTTGCCGAAGCCACTACTGCCAACTTTGCAACGGATGTTCATAGCGCCATTGCCTATCTTAAAACGCGAACGGACGTCGATCACGAACAAATTGGTTTGATAGGTCATAGCGAAGGAGGGATTATCGCGCCTATGGTGGCTGCCAATTCGGATGATGTCGACTTTATGGTGATTCTTGCCGGAACAGGCGTGTCGGGCTTTGAAACCAACCTGATTCAGGCAGTGACGCTACGTGGCTTTCCGGTGGAAGATGAAGAAGCCTACAAAGCTTTTATGACCGAAGTATTGACCATCGCCTCGGCAGATAAAGATGTGGCCGAGGTGCGTAAGGAATTGACTGCTTACTATGATCAATCACCTTTCTTCGAGATGATGGCGGGGCAGAGTCCACAACGCGATCAAATTCTCAAGAGTTTAGTAGAGGCTCGCACAACGCCTTGGGTCAGGTACTTTATGAATTATAACCCTGCGGAGATGCTGGAGTTGGTGGAATGCCCAGTGCTATCCTTGAATGGTACGCTGGACTTACAAGTAGTGGCAGATGTGAATCAGGCTGGGATCAAGGCTGCCTTGGAAAAGGGGAAGAACAAGGACTTTGAGATCATTGCCTTAGAAGGACTCAATCATATGTTTCAAACTGCCGAAACTGGTGCGATGAAAGAGTATAATAATATCGAAGAGACCTTTGATCCTAAGGCTCTGAAGTTGATTTCAGACTGGATCTTGAAACGGGTGAAGTAA
- a CDS encoding GNAT family N-acetyltransferase, with the protein MSLKLSRATFANYMPKSLVIRPVRVEEAPLLKEIGETTFRETFEAQNTEENLSAYLAKSFDLVNVQTQLTSPDSEFFFATIGEEILGYLKLNSSDRGLEIERIYVRQSAQGKRIGKTLFDFALETARSRKSEWLWLGVWQENIKAIEFYKRQGMEVFDTRTFQLGSDPQDDFLMRMRIG; encoded by the coding sequence TTGTCCTTAAAGCTATCGAGAGCTACCTTTGCCAACTATATGCCCAAAAGCCTAGTCATCAGACCTGTAAGAGTCGAAGAAGCCCCACTACTTAAAGAGATTGGAGAAACCACCTTTCGTGAGACCTTTGAAGCCCAGAATACGGAGGAGAATCTTTCCGCTTATTTGGCCAAAAGCTTTGACTTGGTGAATGTACAGACCCAATTGACCTCTCCTGATTCAGAATTCTTTTTTGCTACTATCGGTGAAGAAATTCTGGGCTATTTGAAACTCAACAGCTCTGATAGAGGCTTAGAAATTGAGCGGATTTATGTTCGACAATCAGCTCAGGGCAAACGCATCGGCAAGACATTGTTCGACTTCGCTTTAGAGACTGCCAGATCTAGAAAATCAGAGTGGCTTTGGCTGGGTGTTTGGCAGGAGAATATCAAAGCCATAGAATTCTACAAACGTCAGGGTATGGAAGTGTTTGATACCCGTACCTTCCAGTTGGGCAGCGATCCGCAGGATGACTTTTTAATGCGTATGCGGATTGGTTAA
- a CDS encoding nuclear transport factor 2 family protein: MTTQEVATQWAEYCRTGQMDKAQQELYSKDCVSLEMEGAQGFPQRVEGIEGIAEKGRQWEGMVEEFHGVEIEGPIVAGNHFTATMKMDITMKGQPRGIDEEIALYRVENGKIVSEQFFYAV; the protein is encoded by the coding sequence ATGACAACACAAGAAGTTGCAACACAATGGGCAGAATACTGCCGCACAGGTCAAATGGACAAAGCACAACAAGAACTTTACAGTAAGGATTGTGTTAGCCTAGAAATGGAAGGTGCTCAAGGCTTTCCTCAAAGGGTTGAGGGCATTGAAGGCATTGCTGAAAAAGGTAGACAATGGGAAGGTATGGTCGAAGAATTCCACGGTGTGGAAATCGAAGGCCCTATAGTAGCGGGTAATCATTTCACAGCCACAATGAAAATGGACATCACCATGAAAGGCCAACCTAGAGGAATCGATGAAGAAATTGCTTTGTACAGAGTCGAAAACGGCAAAATCGTATCTGAGCAATTCTTTTACGCTGTATAG
- a CDS encoding helix-turn-helix transcriptional regulator, which produces MNHLSRLLSILTILKSKRVVTGNELAKKFEVSLRTIYRDIKKLEESGVPIVTIEGRGYSIMDGYVVAPIMFDEMEVNALVTAEQLIAKTNDDSLIQHFGQTLEKIKSVFKGSLLSKSEMLESKMRVIKLNQDPTRTSSLSHIQMAIINFQMIEMTYQAKDKEPTWRKIEPMAVYSFNDNWIVLGWCHLREDYRAFRLDRIQHFQILDETFEDRHFDLAQYFVRCSEIDYDP; this is translated from the coding sequence ATGAACCACCTTTCAAGATTATTATCAATACTCACCATACTTAAGTCCAAAAGAGTGGTCACGGGAAATGAGTTGGCTAAAAAGTTTGAGGTAAGTCTTCGAACCATTTACAGAGATATTAAAAAACTGGAGGAATCCGGTGTACCCATTGTCACCATTGAAGGCAGAGGCTATTCCATAATGGATGGTTATGTGGTTGCCCCAATCATGTTTGATGAAATGGAAGTGAATGCCCTTGTCACCGCGGAGCAATTGATTGCCAAGACCAATGATGACTCGCTGATTCAGCACTTCGGACAGACCTTGGAGAAAATTAAGTCGGTCTTTAAGGGCAGCCTGCTCTCCAAAAGTGAAATGCTGGAAAGCAAGATGCGTGTGATCAAACTCAATCAAGATCCAACCAGAACCTCCTCTCTTTCTCATATCCAAATGGCGATCATCAACTTTCAAATGATCGAGATGACATACCAGGCCAAAGACAAGGAACCCACCTGGCGGAAAATTGAACCTATGGCCGTTTACAGCTTTAATGACAACTGGATTGTCTTGGGATGGTGTCATTTGAGAGAAGACTATAGGGCCTTTAGACTGGACAGGATACAGCATTTTCAAATCCTGGACGAAACCTTCGAGGACAGGCACTTTGATCTGGCCCAATATTTTGTGAGATGTTCAGAAATTGATTATGACCCCTGA
- a CDS encoding SIR2 family protein: MTEIPKLLLNNIKNKNVILFLGSGFLYNAEHPNGNKAPLGNDLANILSEKFLSGEYKNSPLTYISDLAISETSLFDVQNFIADLFYEYEPSEAHCIYSTLPWKSIFTTNYDLIVERAYGSNPNSNAQDISVVYRNTPEPQIFKTPNTLPFYKLHGCISYINDQDLPLILSTEQYVTHQTNRDRLFKKLEEQSLDYPILFIGYSNQDHNIRSVLKKLEAIKDGRPRSYMVAPNFTDAEIRYWNERKITPIKLGHEDFIKSVDKEISQSERALAKLKTDTERQIYSKFTISHEELIPSESLVNFLDFESEFIHDNFKIGDSSAITFYKGFLNNWDPIIGKLDVRRQIEDRILTDITLEDTYQDDIKSFTFLIKGYAGSGKSVLLRRLAWEAAVTLDRLVIFMKPNQTLRSEPIIELHNYVKERIYLFIDNAIEHQNSIVELIKMANREGVPLSIITTERHNVFNDENVMFNYITQDYDLGYLKDEEIDSLLTKLEENDSLGHLVSKSKEDRKKELEERSGRQLLVALYEATGGKPFEDIILDEYNGITSEEAKSLYVTVSVFHRLGTKVRAGLVSRIHDINFNNFQEELFKPLEFIVFDEKDYYLNDFTYSTRHPFIAQIVFEQVLQKEQDRYDEYVRILRNINIDYKSDWTAFLDITNARKLNEIFNDPIRVRNIYEIAEELSPEDPKLIQQKGIYQMISDSGNLYSAQKLLKKANTHSPEDPMISHSLAEVSLKKAENTNISIEKTKYLDEAEKLCRSIIKKFKDQSYSYHTLLKIYFLKFSDALQNSTAITVEKRMKDFERILNEAKQTFPGHEFILELEAKFNEALDNEPKAMELLEEAYSSNKASPYLAIRYSKLLQKNMKLDDAISILNSTLELNPNDRDVNYQMATLIREKSPTDYDSYTYLYRRAFTKGDTRYEAQFWYSRSEYLNGNFNKAKEIFGDLSTARMSPSVKNKVRGVVNSESNKISYKGVIVKQEASYAFVRRDKYGDDIFLYRSPKIHDWHLYKVGSHVKFNLAFNYKGTICINLKLV; the protein is encoded by the coding sequence ATGACTGAGATTCCTAAACTGTTACTGAATAACATAAAGAACAAAAATGTAATTCTTTTTTTAGGTTCTGGTTTCCTATACAATGCCGAGCACCCAAACGGCAATAAAGCCCCATTAGGTAATGATTTAGCCAACATATTATCAGAAAAATTTTTATCAGGAGAATACAAAAATAGTCCACTCACGTATATCTCAGACCTAGCAATTTCAGAAACGAGTCTGTTTGATGTTCAAAACTTCATTGCAGATCTCTTTTATGAGTATGAACCCAGTGAAGCTCATTGTATTTACTCAACTTTACCCTGGAAATCAATATTTACTACCAACTACGATTTGATTGTAGAGCGAGCATACGGCTCAAACCCCAATTCCAATGCACAGGACATATCTGTTGTTTACAGGAACACTCCAGAACCACAGATTTTTAAAACCCCTAATACGCTCCCTTTTTATAAACTTCATGGTTGCATCTCTTATATAAATGATCAAGACTTACCACTTATACTTTCTACGGAGCAATACGTTACTCACCAGACAAATAGAGATCGACTTTTCAAGAAACTCGAAGAGCAGTCTCTTGATTATCCAATTTTGTTTATTGGATATAGCAATCAAGATCATAATATCAGATCTGTCCTAAAAAAACTTGAAGCAATAAAGGATGGCCGACCTAGGTCTTATATGGTCGCACCAAATTTTACAGATGCAGAAATCAGATATTGGAATGAAAGGAAAATTACTCCTATTAAATTAGGTCATGAAGATTTTATCAAGAGTGTTGATAAAGAGATTAGTCAATCAGAAAGGGCTCTTGCAAAGCTAAAGACCGATACAGAACGACAAATTTATAGCAAATTTACAATCAGTCATGAAGAGTTAATTCCAAGTGAGAGCCTTGTGAATTTCCTTGATTTTGAATCAGAGTTTATTCATGACAATTTCAAGATTGGTGACTCTTCCGCTATAACTTTCTACAAAGGCTTTCTTAACAATTGGGATCCAATAATTGGGAAGTTGGACGTAAGAAGACAGATCGAAGACAGAATTCTGACAGACATTACGTTGGAAGACACATATCAAGATGATATTAAAAGTTTCACCTTCCTAATCAAAGGGTATGCCGGGTCTGGAAAAAGTGTACTTCTTAGAAGATTGGCATGGGAAGCGGCCGTGACTTTAGACCGACTGGTAATCTTCATGAAACCCAATCAAACTTTGCGGTCTGAACCGATAATTGAGTTACATAATTATGTAAAAGAGAGAATCTATCTGTTTATCGACAATGCAATTGAGCACCAAAACTCAATAGTCGAACTTATTAAGATGGCAAACAGAGAAGGAGTCCCTTTATCTATTATAACAACAGAAAGACATAATGTATTTAATGACGAAAATGTAATGTTCAATTACATCACTCAAGATTATGACCTTGGGTATCTCAAAGATGAAGAAATAGACAGTCTTCTAACTAAGCTCGAAGAAAACGATTCCTTAGGCCATCTTGTTTCAAAATCAAAAGAAGATAGAAAAAAAGAATTAGAAGAAAGGTCTGGGAGGCAATTGCTAGTTGCTTTGTATGAAGCTACGGGCGGAAAGCCATTTGAAGACATAATTCTTGACGAATACAATGGCATTACTAGTGAAGAGGCGAAATCTTTATATGTAACCGTTTCTGTATTTCATAGATTAGGCACAAAAGTGAGAGCAGGTCTGGTCAGTAGAATTCATGACATCAATTTCAATAACTTCCAAGAAGAACTATTTAAACCTCTAGAATTCATCGTGTTTGATGAAAAAGACTATTACCTAAATGACTTTACCTATTCAACCCGGCACCCATTCATTGCACAAATAGTATTCGAACAAGTTTTACAGAAAGAGCAAGACAGGTATGATGAATATGTTAGGATATTGAGGAACATTAACATTGATTACAAAAGTGATTGGACAGCGTTCTTAGATATCACTAACGCTCGCAAATTGAATGAAATTTTCAATGACCCAATTAGAGTCAGGAACATTTATGAGATAGCAGAGGAACTAAGCCCTGAAGATCCAAAATTGATTCAACAAAAAGGTATCTACCAAATGATCTCTGATTCTGGCAACCTTTATTCGGCCCAAAAGCTTCTCAAAAAAGCGAATACACACTCACCCGAAGACCCTATGATTTCGCATTCACTTGCTGAAGTTTCACTGAAGAAAGCTGAGAACACAAATATTTCAATCGAAAAAACTAAGTATCTAGATGAAGCCGAGAAATTATGCCGATCCATAATAAAGAAATTTAAAGACCAATCATATAGCTATCATACGCTGCTAAAAATATACTTTTTGAAGTTCTCAGATGCTCTTCAGAATAGTACTGCTATAACAGTAGAGAAGAGGATGAAGGATTTTGAGAGAATTCTAAATGAGGCAAAACAAACGTTCCCGGGACATGAGTTCATATTAGAGTTGGAGGCCAAGTTTAATGAAGCCTTGGATAATGAACCAAAGGCTATGGAACTACTAGAGGAAGCTTATTCATCTAATAAAGCTAGTCCGTATCTCGCAATAAGATATTCAAAACTATTGCAAAAAAACATGAAGCTTGATGATGCCATAAGTATTTTAAACTCGACACTCGAATTAAATCCAAATGATAGAGATGTGAATTACCAAATGGCTACTCTCATCAGGGAAAAAAGCCCAACAGATTATGACTCTTATACTTATCTATACCGAAGGGCCTTCACTAAAGGAGACACACGGTATGAAGCTCAGTTTTGGTACTCAAGGTCTGAATATCTTAACGGAAACTTTAATAAAGCAAAGGAGATCTTTGGAGACTTATCCACCGCTCGTATGTCCCCAAGTGTCAAAAACAAAGTACGTGGTGTAGTTAACTCTGAATCAAATAAAATATCGTACAAAGGTGTCATAGTGAAACAAGAAGCAAGCTATGCTTTTGTACGAAGGGATAAGTATGGTGATGACATTTTTTTATATAGGAGTCCAAAGATCCATGACTGGCACCTTTATAAAGTCGGTTCACACGTCAAGTTTAATTTGGCCTTTAATTATAAAGGAACAATTTGTATTAATCTGAAACTGGTCTAG
- a CDS encoding DUF1080 domain-containing protein: MKRLFYFAWLSCLGPLCTNCASQDQSINLFNGKNLEGWTNHGEEKWYVEDGELICESGPSAQYGYLSTNDFYDDFELTLEFKQEANGNSGVFIRSTVEGTKVSGWQAEVAPPGSHTGGIYESYGRGWLIQPEPEKDKALKMGEWNTMKIRAVGPSITTWLNGTEMIHLEDEKIGEGKGSIALQIHDGGGIKVRWRNIKITPITKED; this comes from the coding sequence ATGAAACGACTTTTTTATTTCGCATGGCTGTCCTGTCTGGGGCCGCTCTGCACTAACTGCGCTTCTCAAGACCAATCCATCAACCTTTTTAATGGGAAAAACCTGGAGGGCTGGACCAATCACGGAGAAGAAAAATGGTATGTAGAAGATGGCGAACTCATCTGCGAAAGCGGACCTAGCGCTCAATACGGTTACCTGTCTACCAATGACTTTTATGACGATTTTGAATTGACTCTGGAGTTTAAGCAAGAAGCTAATGGGAATAGCGGAGTCTTTATTCGCTCTACTGTCGAGGGCACAAAAGTCAGTGGCTGGCAGGCGGAGGTGGCTCCTCCCGGTAGCCATACAGGTGGAATCTATGAGTCTTACGGTCGGGGTTGGTTGATTCAGCCGGAACCAGAAAAAGACAAGGCCCTGAAAATGGGGGAGTGGAATACCATGAAGATTCGGGCTGTCGGTCCGTCTATTACTACTTGGTTAAATGGCACCGAAATGATCCATCTGGAAGATGAAAAGATCGGGGAGGGCAAAGGCTCGATAGCCTTGCAAATTCATGACGGAGGCGGTATCAAAGTCCGCTGGCGCAATATCAAAATCACACCTATCACTAAAGAAGACTAG